The Candidatus Paceibacterota bacterium DNA window ATCTGTGCGTAAGAAAATCTCCTAAACCATGCGCTATCAGACCGAAGAAAATGAACACAGCTACCTCGCAATAATCCATTCCTTCAGACCTCCTTTCCCTTATGCTAATAAAACAATGCCACATTTCTGTGGTATTGTCAATAATTTAGCTCCCCTGGGGCTATGGGGCGATGTTAGAACCTGGTTTGAAAAATAATTAATAAAATTTTATTTCAGCATTTTTATAAATTAATTATTCCCAACTTATTTTATATTCATGATAAGGATCTCCCCTAAAGGTGCATTGTGTTTCTTCCGCTTGAACCTTCTTTTTCCCAATTAATTCAAAAAGTCCTATAAAATATCCTTTTATATATAGACAAACTAAAGGATGGAGCCCGTATTCTTTTAACCTAAATATTAAATATTTATTAGCTTCGTTAATTTCATGTGGTTCAATTTCTCCATAATCAACGTTTTTATGCCAAAGCTTAGGGGCTGCCCAAAATGCTGTTTTTGCAGAAACAAGATATTTAAAAGCCATTTTCATAACAAAAGAATGTCTGGGAGAAAACCTTCCCAAATTAACAATATCTTCATTATTCCAATTGAACTGTTCTCGAAAAACCAACATAAAAACAGCACAAAAAGGATCCTTATACCATTCATAAGACTTTATATCTCCAAGCATCAAGGGATAACCAAGTTCCCTTAATCTGTCCTCCATCTTTTCCACGGCTCTTTCGCCCTCTCTTTTTTTCAAATAAATCAAATTATCTCTTAAAAGCTCACCCCTCATACTTCCTTCAATTCTCATTAATATATCTATCTTTTCTTTTAAGGTTTTCCCGTCTTCTATTTCTTTTAATAATTTTTGGCTATCAATCATTTTTTATTTTTAAATAGTTAATTATTATTCTATTCTACCAAAAAACCGCCCTCTTGTGAAAGCGGCCAAAATCTACTCCCCTGGGGCTATGGGACGATGTTAGAACCTGCTTTATTAAGATAAATTAGCTCCTCTTTATTGTTTCATTCCTTAACTTCATCCAAATCTTCCCTAATTCATTTCTTCCGTCTCTTTTCTTGCCCCATCCCCAAAAATAATCTTTCGGAGAGTCTTCGACAATTTTTCTTTTTCCGGTTTGCAATAACTTATGCATTACATAAGGATTCTGATTTAATTTGTGCCTGAGTATGTCTTCCATAATCGCTACTTTTTTCTTTACCCAATTTATTGGATCTTTATGTGCATTCGCGTTGGCAATTCTTTTGGCTTCGTCTGCCGATTTAGCTTTATAAATTTTTTCTACCAAATCAGGCGCGGTTTTAAAAAAATGCGCGGCTTGATATGCATGTTCAGAAGTCGGCCATAGCCTTCCATTCCATCTAACTGCAAAACTGGAAAAGTTAGAAAAACAATAAAATTCTCTTTCGTAAAATCCGACAATTTTACCTGAAGTTTCTAATTGAGGATCTCTATTTTGATATTTTGTTTTTAACATATAAAGTTTGCTGACCGAGTGATGCTAGAACTTATTTTTTGATAAACTAACGAAAAACCCCTTAAAGGGGTTTTTCAATTTCTTACCAGCGATCTCTGCTACCTCTGTCAGATCCTCTGTCGCCGCGGTTGAATCCGCCTTGTCTGGGAGCTCTTGGCTCCATCGGACGGGCTTCATTCACGGTAACGTTCCTGCCTTCGATCTCTTTGCCGTTGAACATTTCAATCGCTTTTTGTGCCTCTTCGTCAGTAGACATTTCTACGAAGCCGAATCCTTTTGAACGGTTGCTCATCCTGTCTATAATGACGGCTGCCGATTCAACTGTTCCAGCTGCGGAAAAAGTTTCCTTTAAAGTGGCATCGGTGGTGTTGTAAGACAATCCACCTACATATAATTTTTTAGCCATGTTTATTTTAATGATTTTATTATCAGTAAGCCGACCAACTATCTTATTTCTATTCTACGGCTTACTTTTAATAAAACCTCAAAAGAAATGCAATAGATACTTACCTTATTATGATAGCTTATTATCAATAAAAAGTCAAGGAGTTATTTTTTACTCCTGTGTTTTTTCTTTAAACCGATTTTGTGGCGATGCTTTAAAACGAACTTTCTGTGGAGCCGTTTATTTCTGTTTTTGTTCGGATTGCATGAATTTTTCATATAGTTTAATCAATTTTCTATCCTTCCTTAATGCTTTCTTTTTCTTTCAATACCGAGGAAGTAAGCCATAAAACAAACGGTCTCCTAAGCTTATCTATGGACCAATTATCGTCCTTAAAAAGCGAGGCTTTTTCCGTTTTAAAGCGGGAAAGTAAAGAAA harbors:
- a CDS encoding RNA-binding protein — its product is MAKKLYVGGLSYNTTDATLKETFSAAGTVESAAVIIDRMSNRSKGFGFVEMSTDEEAQKAIEMFNGKEIEGRNVTVNEARPMEPRAPRQGGFNRGDRGSDRGSRDRW
- a CDS encoding NADAR family protein, giving the protein MLKTKYQNRDPQLETSGKIVGFYEREFYCFSNFSSFAVRWNGRLWPTSEHAYQAAHFFKTAPDLVEKIYKAKSADEAKRIANANAHKDPINWVKKKVAIMEDILRHKLNQNPYVMHKLLQTGKRKIVEDSPKDYFWGWGKKRDGRNELGKIWMKLRNETIKRS